The nucleotide window AGCGCGTGGTGCTGGGGTTCAACAAGCTATGTGCAGTCTTCGGTCCCAAGTTTTGTGCAAGGACCGTGAGCGGAGTACATTACCTTACTTTTCTTCGCGTTTTCCGACTAAATTTAGAATATTTATAGAATTTTATGCCTATTGTGATATCATTTTAAATTGAGTTAGTGATTCCAATTGGGTATGGGATTCAAATCACGATGCACGCTTTTTCGCTAAGAATCATAGTCTCTGGTCTATTTTTCGCGCTCGCAGTCTTCGGCTGCGAAGACGGCTCCTCAGAAGATCAAAACGCTACCTCACTTTTGCCAGGAGAGTGCCGCTCCTCTGCAGATTGTGAAGCGCAGCAGATCTGCCAGGCACTGTCACCGCAACACTATGTTTGTGTGGATTCGAACGACTCCAACGATCGCCCTATCAGCGGCGCGAAAAGCCGCGCACGAGCCGAACCACCAAAAGGGTTACTGACAGGCGAAGTCCGGGGCAAAAGTAGATGATGAAGGCTCATCTTATCGCAATCAGCATGCTAAGTTTACTTTCGTTCTCGAAAGCCTCGGCGCAAACCATTACGCCAGACTGGAGCATGGCCACAGGTGGTTCTACCGATGGGATGGCCTTGGGAGATACCGACGGTGATGGCCGCGATGAAATCGCATTGGTGATACGCGACGGCAGCTATGTTTCTGGAGACAGCCAGGCTGGTATCGGAACTTTGGCACTACTTTCCGGGAGTGGGGAGCTTCTTTGGCAAGTTCAAGCTAGCCATGCATTGGTTGGATTTCCAACAATGGGTGATTTCGACGGGGACGGATTAAAAGAAATCGCCGTGTGTGATGTCGCATCAGTCGGAACGTGCCGTGTCTATGACGGCGACGGAAGCTTGTTGTTTCAAATTGGAGATTTGTTCTACCCCGCGATGAGCAACGGTGGTCCCGCAGCCGTCAATGTCGATGCCGATCCGGCTGATGAGATTGTTGTGGTAGCTTGGGGTGGTCAAATCGTCGTGGCGGAGTACGACGGCAGCAGTACTGGATCGGAGCTGTGGCGTTACGATTGGTGGTGTCCGGAGGGCTCGTACCACGATGGCTCCTATTGGTTTTGCCCGCCAGATGATACTTGGGCCGATGAAGGGGAGAGTCTTTTCGGGCATCCGGCAATCGGTGATATGGACGGCGATGGCGCCCTCGACGTTGTGGTGTGCAGTTGGGCCGGCGCAGGCCTTTATGCTTTTGACGCATTGAATGGCACTCCCAAATGGAACGCCGTTGCAAGTTCAAATCCAGCTAGGTTTACGCCCGGAAACAATTGCAATGGCTCGGGTCCCGTGCTTGCAGATTTGGACGGAAATCCTGGATTGGAAGCCGTGGTGACGCTATCGAGCTACGATAGCGCAGTTCCGCCGGCCCTCGAAGCTTATCGAGGCGATGGATCCTTGCTGTGGCATCGAGATTTACCCGGGGCAGGCCTCGACTTTACAAGCCCAGTCATTACCGATGCCGATGGCGATGGTAGTTACGAAATATTCGTTCAAGAATCAGGCGGCACCCTGTACTCGTTTATGCAGGATGGATCACCTCTCTCATCAGTATCCGTTGGCACCGAAAGCTGGGTGACTCCGGCACTGATTGACATCAACAATGATAACTTGGTGGAGATCATCACTGCCAGTCTATCTAGCGTCAAAATTTTAAACGGGACAACCTTTGCCGAGCTTTACCGCTACGATGATCCCACAGCAGGGTTCTTTCCTCCAGCTGTGCAAGGGGAACTCGATGGCGACGGAAAAGTCGAAGTTCTTTTTAGCAGTTGGAATCCACAAAGATTATTTGGCATTAAGCTCGACGGGCTAGTGAGTTATCCGTGGACAACCTTTGCTGGAACAAGCGCGCATGACGGGTTGCTGGATGCGACCGGCACCATCAACACAGACCCCGGTGTGGTCTCCGAAGTGGTAACGACGGAGCTTGAAAACCTCATTAACGATCCCAGCACTTCTCGAAGAGCGAAACGCTATTTGACCAACACCCAAGGCGATCTCGAAAACTTTCAAATCGAAATGTTACGCGGCCGCATCTCCTCCGCACTTGACTACTTGCGTGATGCTGTCATCGAACTTTACTCAGCCGATCGACGTGGAATCGACGTAGACGCCCTTCAAGGGCAGATCATCAGCCAAATTGCACTGCAATCCTTTGAGCAATTCATCCAACGTGCTCAGTCCATGATGGGACAAAGCCATGCAGCTGTCGTGGCAGCCTACGCTTCATTGCAAAACGCCACGAATGATTTGGATTCAAGCTCGTGGCTGTCTTACTACAATGCAATTACCGAAATTCAGAACGGCGCAAGCGCTTTAGAGAGTGCCCTTGAATACGACACTAACTACTGTGCCAACATGGCACCATCCGAGCCCTACCATCAATGGATTTGTAGAGCACAACAGCTTCGTCAATCCGTACTTGATCTAATTCCAGGTGGTGCTTCCAGTCCAAACCTTGTCTCCTTTGGAGATACCTGGCGCTACGATGACCGGCGTGTGGACCGTGGCACATCATGGTTGAATTTAACGTACAACGACTCGAGTTGGTCTACTGGCTCAGGGCAATTCGGTTACGGTGATGGCGATGAGACAACCACGATTTCGTCCAACAGCAACATGCGCAGTGCCTATTTTCGCAAAGTCATCACTCTAAACGAGCCGGTCACTACCGCTGACCTGACCGTACTCCACGATGATGGCGTCGCAGTATGGATTAACGGCTCGTTGGTTTTGCAAAAATACACTTCCAACGGCCTTAACTACAGCGCTTATGCGAGCAGCACTTCCGCCGAAAACGAGCTAAGCACCTTGAGTTTCGGAAGCAGCAATCCTTTCGTTGTTGGCGACAATATCATCGCCGTGATGGTGAAACGTCGAAACAAACGTGATCGCGATTTTTCTTTTGACCTTGAATTGGTCAAAGCCTCAGCCAATACCTTGCTCACTGAAGCCGTCCAGTCCATCGAAGAGGCTGTCTATTGGATGGCACGCTTAGATCTCAAACAAGCTGGCATCGTGCCCTTGTCCTACCCAGGTGGTTTGTTTGGTTTTTCAGCTGCTGAACAATCGTTAAGTAATGTGGTGGCTTCCCCAGACACAAGTTCCGTACGAGCTGATTTGTGTTTGATTGTTGACCGGCTTACACGCATTTATCTCGATGATGCCTCTGTCACTTTCGGAACCACTGATCCCAACGTAATAAGTGCAGAAGCGTTGTACCAAGCAGCTACTGTCGATCGAAACAGTGGTAGCTGGACCACTGCAATGGACAAATACGGCCAAGCAGCTATGACCGTCTACCCCTAAAACAATATCGGGTGAAAACCCACAATTGTTTTCAAAATACGGGGTGGTTTGCGGCTCGAATCCAAGCCGTGATATGACAGACGCTGACCATGAAATTTGCGACCATAAGAGACGGCAGTCGAGACGGACAACTTGTTTTGGTACGCCGCGACGGTAGTGCTTACGTCGAACTCTCGGCGATGGCTAAGACTTTGCAGGCACTGCTTGATGATTGGGATGTGTTGATTGAAGATGTCTCTGCGTTTTACGCAAAACTCAACGCGAATGAATTGGCATCCACTCCGATCACAGACACTACTCCTTTTTACTCACCGCTCCCTAGGGCTTACGAGTGGGTCGACGGCTCAGCATATATCAATCACATTGTTCTCGTACGAAAAGCACGTGGCGCAGAAGCTCCAGCCACGCTAAAGACCGATCCTTTGGTCTATCAAGGAGGCTCGAGTGCTTTTTTGGGACCACACGACCCCATCCCCTTGCTGAACGCCGAATGGGGCCTCGATCTCGAAGCTGAAATCTGCGTGGTGCTGGGCGATACGCCCCACGGGACTACCACCAAGCAAGCCAGTAAGTTCGTGCGCCTTCTTATGCTTTGTAACGACGTAACGCTTCGTAATCTCATCCCCGAAGAACTAAAAAAGGGTTTTGGTTTTTTCAACTCGAAACCAGCGACTGCTTTTTCTCCTTTTGCCGTAACACCTGATGAGCTTGGCGTTTATTGGAAAGATGGACGCGTTCATCTACCGCTAAAATCTTTTTTAAACGGAGAGCTGTTGGGAGAGCCCGATGCAGGGCCCGAAATGCATTTTTCCTTTTATGATTTGATTGCACACATTAGCAAAACCCGCAGTTTTTGCGCTGGAACCATCCTTGGAAGTGGAACAGTCTCAAACGAGAATCCATCAAAAGGAGTCTCCTGTTTAGCAGAACGACGCATGCGCGAGATTTTGGAGCATGACGCAGCGAAAACGCCTTTTCTAAAGGCATACGATGTCGTTGAGATTGAAATGCACGATCCAGAAGGCCATTCTATCTTTGGCAAGATTAAACAAAAGGTCATCGGCCAATGATAACTCTGTACAGCTACTGGCGAAGTTCCTGCAGCTGGCGAGTTCGGATCGCTCTTCACGTTAAAGGCATAAAGCATACCATTGTCCCGGTACACCTTATGAACGAGGGCGGAGAGCAATACACCAACGAGCATCACAACAGAAACCCACTGCAACAAGTTCCAGTCCTCGAAGTCACCGAACAAAGCAATACTATTTGCCTAGCCCAATCTTTAGCTATTTTGGAATATCTAGAAGAGCGTTTTACTTCACCAGCTCTCTTGCCCCAGTCCCCTGCCGCGCGAGCCAAAGCACGACAGATTGCGGAAATGATCAACGCTGGCACCCAACCCTTGCAAAACTTATCGGTTCTCAAACACCTGAGCGAGCAGGGAATCGATGCATCAAACTGGGCTCACCATTGGATTAACCGGGGCCTTGTAGCCGTTGAAAAAGAAGCAGCCAAGACCGCGGGAAACTATTGCATAGGCGATACGCTAAGCATTGCTGACCTTTGCCTCGTGCCACAGCTCTACAATGCACGGCGTTATGACGTTAAGGTCGATGCCTATCCTACCTTGCTAAAGATTGAAGAGCATTGCACTACTCTAGAAGCTTTTAAGAACGCGCATCCAGATAAGCAAGTTGACGCGCCAACAGATTAAGGTGAAGCCATGAGCAAAACGGAATCCCTCGGTATTCGCAATCTCGAAGCAGTTCATTACTATGTACGTGACCTTGAGCGGAGCAGGACTTTTTACACCGAGCTCATGGACTTTAAAGAACTCGGGAAAAGTAGCGGCGAACTAAAACAGGCAGGTCGACAAAAATCACTCCTATTCCAAGCGGGTGGATGCAATGTTCTCGTCTCAAGCCCAAGCGATGAAAGTGCACGCGCCGCGCGCTATTTTCGCGTGCACCCCGATGGAATAGGCACTCTCATTTTCAACGTCGAAGATATTGAGCATTGCTTTTCCTTGCTCGAAAAACGTGGTGGCACCCCGATTACGGACATCCAACGCTATAAAGACGACGGGGGCAGCATTGCTTTTTTTTCCATCACAACACCTTTTGGCGATACGACTTTCCGTTTCATAGAACGTCACGGCTACCGTTCGTTTCTTCCTGGCATAGACTATTACGAAAAAGCAGGTGGCGGACAGAACGCTTTTGGCTTCGAGTGCTTTGACCATGTCACCTCGAATTTTCAAACCATGACGCCAGCATTACTGTGGCTTGAACATGTGCTTGGTTTTGAGCGCTATTGGGACGTTGCCTTTCACACTCAAGATCATAGCAAAAGCGACGATCATGAAGGCTCAGGGCTGAAATCCGTGGTCATGTGGGACCCACACTCCGCTGTAAATTCGCAAACAATGAACCGATGAGGCCGAACTTTAAACGTTCGCAAATCAATGTTTTCCATGAAGACCATCGTGGCGACGGCGTTCAACACCTGGCTATGCATTGCAAAGACATTTTGTCTGCTGTCCGTGGCCTTCGCGCAAAAGGCATTGAATTCATGCCCACCCCAGGGACCTACTACGACATGCTACCGGAACGTCTAAAGACAACGGGCATTGCCCACATCGATGAAGACATCGAAGTTCTCCGAGAGCTTGAAATATTGATTGACGGACAAGCCGAACACAAATATTTGCTACAAATTTTTCTTGAAGACTCTGCATCTTTTAACAAAGACCAAAACAGCGGGGCTTTTTTCTACGAGATTATCCAACGCAAAGGTGATCACGGTTTTGGAGCAGGCAACTTCCGAGCCCTCTTTGAAAGCATTGAACGCCAGCAGATGAGTGAAAGGGCCTAAGCTTGTGATTGAGCGTATTTTGGCTGGCGAAGTCCCAAAGAAACATCATCTTGCCTTCAAGAGCCCCGAAGGGAAGCTGTATTACGAAGAATGCTATACGCGCCAAGGCTTTGATGGCCCCTACACTATATTATACCACGTTCATCGTCCTCAAACACAGCGCCGAATTAAGCTAGACGCTCAAGGCTGGCAGCTTCCCAAAGCAGACCAAGACCAGACTCTTGCAAAGCGACATTTTCAAAGCAGCAAACTCACGAGCGGTGGCGCACCACAAAATGCTCGCATACCGCTCCTGTTCAATCGCGATGTGGTGATTTCCGTCGCGCGCCCCAACGTTGATGACGAGCTCTATTTTGTCAATGCCGACGGAGATGACCTTTTCTTCATTCATCAGGGCGGCGGCACTTTACGCACAGCACTTGGCGATCTCGCTTTTCAGAAAAATGATTATCTCTATGTTCCCAAAGGCATGCTGCATCGTTTTTCACTTGATTCAAAAGAAGAGCAGCATTGGCTTAGTATTGAATGTTTGGGAGGAATGAACATCCCAAAACAATGGCGTAACGAAAACGGGCAATTGCGTATGGACGCACCTTTTTGTCATCGGGATTTCAAGAGTCCTCAGTTCAGAGGACCTCAAGACGAAAAGATTCGCGATGTGCTGGTTAAAAACGCAGGAGCCTTTCATGGCTTGCGCTACGAGCATACGCCCCTCGATGTCGTGGGCTGGGACGGCAGTATTTATCCTTTCGT belongs to Myxococcales bacterium and includes:
- a CDS encoding fumarylacetoacetate hydrolase family protein, with protein sequence MKFATIRDGSRDGQLVLVRRDGSAYVELSAMAKTLQALLDDWDVLIEDVSAFYAKLNANELASTPITDTTPFYSPLPRAYEWVDGSAYINHIVLVRKARGAEAPATLKTDPLVYQGGSSAFLGPHDPIPLLNAEWGLDLEAEICVVLGDTPHGTTTKQASKFVRLLMLCNDVTLRNLIPEELKKGFGFFNSKPATAFSPFAVTPDELGVYWKDGRVHLPLKSFLNGELLGEPDAGPEMHFSFYDLIAHISKTRSFCAGTILGSGTVSNENPSKGVSCLAERRMREILEHDAAKTPFLKAYDVVEIEMHDPEGHSIFGKIKQKVIGQ
- the maiA gene encoding maleylacetoacetate isomerase — protein: MITLYSYWRSSCSWRVRIALHVKGIKHTIVPVHLMNEGGEQYTNEHHNRNPLQQVPVLEVTEQSNTICLAQSLAILEYLEERFTSPALLPQSPAARAKARQIAEMINAGTQPLQNLSVLKHLSEQGIDASNWAHHWINRGLVAVEKEAAKTAGNYCIGDTLSIADLCLVPQLYNARRYDVKVDAYPTLLKIEEHCTTLEAFKNAHPDKQVDAPTD
- a CDS encoding homogentisate 1,2-dioxygenase, giving the protein MIERILAGEVPKKHHLAFKSPEGKLYYEECYTRQGFDGPYTILYHVHRPQTQRRIKLDAQGWQLPKADQDQTLAKRHFQSSKLTSGGAPQNARIPLLFNRDVVISVARPNVDDELYFVNADGDDLFFIHQGGGTLRTALGDLAFQKNDYLYVPKGMLHRFSLDSKEEQHWLSIECLGGMNIPKQWRNENGQLRMDAPFCHRDFKSPQFRGPQDEKIRDVLVKNAGAFHGLRYEHTPLDVVGWDGSIYPFVFPILNFQPRAGLVHLPPTWHGTFATRGALICSFVPRQLDFHPEALTCPYPHHSVDCDEVLFYCSGEFSSRKGINAGSISYHPKGIVHGPHPGAYESSIGVKETKELAVMLDTFETLNSTPAASIIEDQSYHESFI